Proteins co-encoded in one Flavobacterium sp. M31R6 genomic window:
- a CDS encoding CinA family nicotinamide mononucleotide deamidase-related protein yields MRATIVTIGDEILIGQIVDTNSGFIAKSLDRIGIEVHEMLSISDSRQHILDTFSKLQDTVDVVIITGGLGPTKDDVTKKTFCDYFEDELVVDKTVLEHVTQLIEGYFKRKITQINKDQALVPSKATVLHNLYGTAPGLWMKKGDTVFVSLPGVPFEMKYLIENEIIPKLVKEYERPFILHKTILTYGQGESLVAERIEEWENSLPAFIKLAYLPAYGKLRLRLTARGKDKKMLEETIAEYVSSLDAIIHDIIVGFEEDETIEVILGRMLSERNLSLSTAESCTGGKIAEMIASVPGASNYFKGSIVAYATDVKINVLGVSESLINEYSVVSAEVAKAMALSVKALLKTDYAIATTGNAGPAKGEATAEVGTVFIALATPNEILVEEFDFGQPREKVIDRASVKGLEMLLKEISKKEQ; encoded by the coding sequence ATGAGAGCAACCATAGTAACAATTGGGGATGAAATTTTAATTGGTCAAATTGTCGATACAAATTCAGGTTTTATAGCAAAATCTTTAGACAGAATAGGGATTGAGGTTCATGAGATGTTGTCTATAAGTGATTCTCGGCAACACATATTAGATACCTTTTCAAAACTTCAAGACACAGTAGATGTCGTTATAATAACCGGTGGTTTGGGGCCAACTAAGGATGATGTTACCAAGAAAACTTTCTGTGATTATTTTGAAGATGAACTAGTGGTTGATAAAACTGTTTTGGAACATGTTACCCAATTAATTGAAGGATATTTTAAGAGAAAAATAACTCAGATTAATAAAGATCAGGCATTAGTCCCTTCAAAAGCAACAGTGCTTCATAATCTATACGGAACAGCGCCAGGATTATGGATGAAAAAGGGAGATACGGTTTTTGTGTCGCTTCCTGGAGTTCCTTTTGAAATGAAATATTTGATAGAAAATGAGATTATTCCAAAGCTGGTAAAGGAATATGAGCGACCTTTTATTTTGCATAAAACAATATTGACTTATGGTCAAGGCGAAAGTTTAGTGGCCGAGCGTATTGAAGAATGGGAAAATAGTCTTCCTGCTTTTATAAAATTGGCCTATTTGCCTGCTTATGGAAAGCTTCGTTTAAGACTTACAGCTCGAGGAAAGGATAAAAAAATGCTGGAAGAAACAATAGCGGAATATGTAAGTTCGTTGGATGCTATCATTCATGATATTATTGTTGGTTTTGAGGAAGATGAAACGATAGAAGTGATTTTGGGAAGAATGCTGTCTGAACGAAATCTTTCATTGTCAACAGCCGAAAGTTGTACAGGAGGAAAAATAGCTGAAATGATTGCTTCGGTCCCTGGAGCTTCCAATTATTTTAAAGGAAGCATTGTGGCTTATGCGACCGATGTGAAAATAAATGTACTTGGTGTTTCTGAGTCTTTAATAAATGAGTATAGCGTTGTGAGTGCGGAAGTTGCAAAAGCAATGGCTTTGAGTGTGAAGGCATTGCTAAAAACAGATTATGCAATTGCGACAACAGGAAACGCCGGTCCTGCGAAAGGTGAGGCCACGGCAGAAGTTGGGACGGTATTTATAGCATTGGCTACGCCAAATGAAATTCTCGTTGAGGAGTTTGATTTTGGTCAACCACGTGAAAAAGTGATAGATAGAGCTTCGGTTAAAGGACTCGAAATGTTGCTTAAAGAAATTTCAAAAAAAGAACAATAA
- a CDS encoding Hpt domain-containing protein, with protein sequence MALKYNLAKVYALSDNDPEFVNEILNLFVTEVPEDLMQIGEGIKKKDHKHTYAFAHKLKPTLDLLGLNVAFEEILQIEAWTKTEGKKKEIIETYKSVKTQVKDAIKELRKDFDL encoded by the coding sequence ATGGCTTTAAAATACAATTTAGCAAAAGTGTACGCACTTTCGGATAATGATCCAGAGTTTGTGAATGAAATTTTGAATTTGTTCGTTACTGAAGTTCCTGAAGATTTGATGCAAATCGGAGAGGGAATTAAGAAAAAGGATCACAAGCATACTTATGCCTTTGCTCATAAATTGAAACCAACATTAGATTTGTTGGGATTAAATGTAGCATTCGAGGAGATTCTTCAAATAGAAGCTTGGACAAAAACAGAAGGTAAAAAGAAAGAAATAATCGAGACCTATAAAAGCGTTAAGACACAGGTCAAAGACGCTATTAAAGAGTTGAGAAAAGATTTTGATCTTTAA
- a CDS encoding fumarylacetoacetate hydrolase family protein, which translates to MKIICIGRNYANHIEELKNERPSEPVVFMKPDSAILLKQHPFVIPEFSEDIHHEIELIVKISKVGKYIEPKFAHKYYDEISVGIDFTARDLQAKLKAKGLPWEKAKAFDGSAVIGEFLPKSQFVSLENVTFELTNNNVTVQKGNSEMMMWNIDELISYVSQFFTLKIGDIIFTGTPEGVAAVKPDDVLEGFLEGQKLFRIQVK; encoded by the coding sequence ATGAAAATAATCTGCATCGGTAGAAATTATGCCAATCATATTGAGGAATTAAAGAATGAACGCCCTTCGGAGCCAGTTGTTTTTATGAAACCAGATTCGGCTATTTTATTAAAACAACATCCTTTTGTAATTCCTGAATTCTCTGAGGATATTCATCATGAAATAGAACTTATTGTAAAGATAAGTAAGGTAGGGAAGTATATCGAACCTAAGTTTGCTCATAAATATTATGATGAAATTAGTGTAGGGATTGACTTCACCGCAAGGGATTTACAGGCGAAGTTGAAAGCAAAAGGACTTCCATGGGAAAAAGCCAAAGCATTTGATGGCTCGGCGGTTATTGGAGAATTTTTGCCTAAAAGCCAGTTTGTTTCGTTAGAAAATGTTACTTTTGAATTAACGAACAATAATGTTACAGTACAAAAGGGTAATTCTGAGATGATGATGTGGAATATTGATGAATTAATATCCTATGTTTCTCAATTTTTTACTTTAAAGATTGGTGATATTATTTTTACGGGAACGCCAGAAGGAGTTGCAGCAGTAAAACCAGATGATGTTTTAGAAGGATTTTTAGAAGGACAAAAACTATTTAGAATACAAGTAAAATAA
- a CDS encoding 3'-5' exonuclease yields MELKLNKPICFFDLETTGIDIGKDRIVEISVFKVFPNGNKESKTWLVNPTIPIPPQSTAIHGISDEKVANEPTFNELAPQVYNMIKDSDLAGFNSDRFDIPLLAEELLRAGVDFDMKNRVSVDVQTIFHKMEERTLSAALKFYCGKGLENAHSAEADTMATYEILMAQLDRYPELENDIKSLSEFSTRKKIADFAGMIAFDADNEEIFTFGKHKGAKVDKILEIEPGYFSWIQNADFPLYTKKVLTAIKLRKLNTK; encoded by the coding sequence ATGGAACTAAAACTCAATAAGCCAATTTGTTTTTTCGATCTTGAAACTACAGGAATTGACATCGGAAAAGATAGAATTGTGGAAATATCAGTTTTTAAAGTTTTTCCAAACGGAAATAAAGAAAGTAAAACTTGGTTGGTGAATCCAACGATTCCAATTCCACCGCAATCAACGGCTATTCACGGAATAAGTGATGAAAAAGTAGCCAATGAGCCTACGTTTAATGAACTTGCTCCTCAAGTATATAATATGATTAAGGATAGCGATTTGGCAGGATTTAATTCAGATCGTTTTGATATTCCATTATTGGCAGAAGAATTATTGCGAGCTGGAGTTGATTTTGATATGAAAAATAGAGTTTCTGTGGATGTACAAACTATTTTTCATAAAATGGAAGAGCGTACTTTGAGCGCAGCTTTGAAATTTTACTGTGGAAAAGGGCTCGAAAATGCACATTCAGCCGAAGCAGATACGATGGCGACCTATGAAATCCTAATGGCTCAATTGGATCGTTATCCCGAATTAGAAAACGACATTAAATCTTTGTCTGAGTTTAGTACCAGAAAAAAAATAGCCGATTTTGCAGGAATGATAGCTTTTGACGCCGATAATGAAGAGATTTTTACCTTTGGAAAACATAAAGGAGCCAAAGTCGATAAAATTTTGGAGATAGAACCGGGTTATTTCAGTTGGATTCAAAATGCAGATTTTCCGCTGTATACCAAGAAAGTTTTGACGGCCATAAAATTAAGAAAATTAAATACGAAGTAA
- a CDS encoding dihydrolipoamide acetyltransferase family protein produces MARFELKLPKMGESVAEATITNWLKEVGDKIEADEAVLEIATDKVDSEVPSEVSGVLVEKLFGKDDLVQVGQTIAIIETEGGDAVSVSSEVAPAIIEEIQKTVEVAKELVATPVNFSESDKFFSPLVKNIAKEEGISLGELVSINGSGKEGRVTKEDILNYVKNRGTQPAAVVGTTAKAVEAPKAPGVTPSQTVSPVSVNGGDEIVEMDRMRKLISGYMVASVQTSAHVQSFIEVDVTNIVKWRDKVKNAFEKREGEKLTYTPIFMEAVAKALKDYPGMNISVEGDFIIKKRNINLGMAAALPNGNLIVPVIKNADQLNLVGMAKAVNDLGNRAKMGKLKPDDTQGGTYTVTNVGTFGSVFGTPIINQPQVGILALGAIRKVPAVIETPEGDFIGIRQKMFLSHSYDHRVVDGALGGAFVKRVAEYLEAFDVNRDY; encoded by the coding sequence ATGGCAAGATTTGAATTAAAGCTTCCTAAAATGGGAGAAAGTGTTGCAGAAGCAACCATCACAAATTGGTTAAAAGAAGTTGGCGATAAAATTGAAGCGGATGAAGCCGTTTTGGAAATTGCGACCGACAAAGTAGATTCTGAGGTTCCATCGGAGGTTTCAGGTGTTCTTGTCGAAAAATTGTTTGGAAAAGACGATTTGGTTCAGGTGGGACAAACTATTGCTATTATTGAAACAGAGGGTGGAGATGCCGTGTCCGTAAGTTCAGAAGTTGCTCCGGCAATTATTGAGGAAATTCAAAAAACTGTTGAGGTAGCCAAAGAATTGGTTGCGACGCCGGTGAATTTTTCTGAAAGTGATAAATTCTTTTCTCCATTAGTAAAAAACATTGCAAAAGAAGAAGGGATTTCTTTAGGTGAATTAGTGAGTATCAACGGCTCTGGGAAAGAAGGACGTGTTACTAAAGAAGATATATTGAATTACGTAAAAAATAGAGGGACGCAACCTGCTGCTGTAGTGGGAACAACAGCTAAAGCGGTTGAAGCTCCAAAAGCTCCAGGAGTTACTCCTTCGCAAACAGTTTCTCCTGTTTCTGTAAATGGCGGTGATGAAATTGTGGAAATGGATAGAATGCGTAAGTTGATTTCGGGTTATATGGTAGCTTCAGTTCAAACTTCGGCTCACGTACAATCATTTATCGAAGTGGATGTTACTAATATTGTAAAATGGAGAGATAAAGTTAAAAATGCTTTTGAAAAAAGAGAAGGCGAAAAACTGACCTATACTCCTATATTTATGGAAGCGGTTGCCAAGGCGCTGAAAGATTATCCAGGTATGAATATTTCTGTAGAGGGTGATTTTATCATCAAAAAAAGAAACATTAATCTTGGAATGGCAGCAGCTTTGCCAAATGGAAATTTAATTGTTCCAGTTATTAAAAATGCAGACCAATTGAATCTGGTTGGTATGGCAAAGGCGGTTAATGATTTAGGAAACCGTGCAAAAATGGGGAAACTAAAACCAGACGATACTCAAGGAGGAACTTATACGGTTACCAATGTGGGGACTTTCGGAAGTGTTTTTGGGACTCCAATTATCAATCAGCCACAAGTAGGGATATTAGCATTGGGAGCTATCCGTAAAGTGCCTGCAGTTATTGAAACTCCAGAAGGGGATTTTATAGGTATTCGTCAAAAAATGTTCTTGTCACACAGTTACGATCACCGAGTGGTTGATGGTGCGCTGGGAGGTGCGTTTGTGAAAAGAGTAGCGGAATATCTTGAAGCATTTGATGTAAATAGAGATTATTAA